From a region of the Nonlabens sp. Hel1_33_55 genome:
- a CDS encoding ATP-dependent Clp protease ATP-binding subunit gives MDDNFSPRVKDVIAYSKEEALRLGHDFIGTEHLMLGLLRDGDGKAIEILNNLSVDLDHLRKKVEILSPANPGSGAVINEKKNLHLTRQAERALKTTFLEAKLFQSTSINTAHLLLCILRNENDPTTKLLNKLRVDYDGVKEEFKVLLSQSDDSYEDPLASSFSDDAEDMKDDGKENLFSPSGDKKTNKKSKTPVLDNFGRDLTKMAEEDKLDPVVGRTEEIQRVSQILSRRKKNNPLLIGEPGVGKSAIAEGLALRIIQRKVSRILYDKRVITLDLASLVAGTKYRGQFEERMKAVMNELEKNEDIILFIDEIHTIVGAGGAAGSLDASNMFKPALARGEIQCIGATTLDEYRNSIEKDGALERRFQKVMVEPTNVEETIEILNNIKDKYEEHHNVEYTNGAIEACVKLTSRYMTDRFLPDKAIDALDEAGSRIHIANIEVPQQILDLEKQLEDVKEEKNSVVKKQKYEQAAKLRDDEKKLEKALAEAQEEWQEASKLHKDTVTEENVAEVVSMMTGIPVNRIATKEMKKLKDLDHTITDLVIGQDKAVKQVVKAIQRNRAGLKDPNKPIGSFIFLGQTGVGKTQLAKVLAKELFDSENSLIRVDMSEYMEKFAISRLIGAPPGYVGYEEGGQLTEKVRRKPYSVILLDEIEKAHPDVFNMLLQVLDDGYLTDSLGRKIDFRNSIIIMTSNIGARKLKDFGSGVGFGTAAQKSAEADNTRSVIEGALKKTFAPEFLNRIDDVIVFNALEREDIHKIIDIELKKLFARIDDLGYNLKLSDKAKDYIADKGFDKQYGARPLKRAIQKYIEDALAEEIVNSQLVEGDSIYMDLDEKSNELTVKIEKATESAE, from the coding sequence ATGGACGATAATTTTTCACCAAGAGTCAAGGACGTGATCGCCTACAGCAAGGAAGAAGCCCTGCGATTGGGACACGATTTTATAGGAACTGAACATTTAATGCTAGGATTATTGCGTGATGGCGATGGCAAAGCAATTGAAATACTTAATAATCTTTCTGTGGACTTAGATCATCTACGCAAAAAAGTAGAGATTTTAAGCCCTGCAAATCCAGGTTCTGGAGCAGTAATCAATGAGAAGAAAAACCTACACCTTACTAGACAGGCAGAACGAGCACTTAAAACAACATTTTTAGAAGCAAAACTTTTTCAAAGTACCTCTATTAATACAGCACATTTACTGTTGTGTATTTTACGCAATGAAAATGATCCAACCACTAAGTTACTAAATAAGCTTAGAGTTGATTATGATGGTGTTAAAGAGGAATTCAAAGTATTATTGTCACAGAGTGATGATAGCTATGAAGACCCGCTAGCATCATCGTTTAGCGATGACGCGGAGGATATGAAGGATGATGGAAAGGAGAATCTTTTCTCACCTTCTGGAGATAAGAAAACGAACAAGAAGTCTAAGACTCCAGTTTTGGACAACTTTGGGCGAGATCTTACTAAAATGGCTGAAGAGGATAAATTAGATCCTGTGGTAGGCCGTACAGAAGAAATCCAGCGTGTGTCTCAAATCCTAAGTCGTCGTAAGAAGAACAACCCTTTACTTATAGGAGAGCCTGGAGTTGGTAAAAGCGCCATTGCAGAAGGTCTTGCATTGCGTATCATTCAGCGCAAGGTTTCTAGAATTCTATACGACAAGCGTGTGATCACTCTTGACCTTGCTAGCCTTGTGGCTGGTACTAAATATAGAGGTCAGTTTGAGGAGCGCATGAAAGCGGTAATGAACGAGCTTGAAAAAAATGAGGATATCATTTTATTTATTGATGAGATTCATACAATCGTAGGTGCTGGTGGTGCCGCTGGATCTTTGGATGCCAGTAATATGTTCAAACCTGCCTTAGCACGTGGAGAGATTCAATGTATAGGTGCGACAACTTTAGATGAGTACCGCAATAGTATTGAAAAGGATGGTGCTCTAGAAAGACGTTTTCAAAAGGTGATGGTAGAACCTACCAACGTTGAAGAGACGATTGAAATCCTTAATAATATTAAGGACAAATATGAAGAACATCACAACGTTGAATATACGAACGGTGCCATTGAGGCCTGTGTGAAATTGACCAGTCGTTATATGACTGATAGATTTTTACCAGACAAAGCTATTGATGCGCTTGACGAGGCTGGTTCACGTATACACATTGCCAACATTGAAGTACCACAACAAATTCTGGATCTTGAAAAACAGCTTGAAGATGTTAAGGAGGAAAAAAACAGTGTTGTCAAAAAGCAGAAATACGAACAAGCTGCCAAATTAAGAGACGATGAGAAGAAACTTGAAAAAGCCCTTGCCGAAGCTCAAGAAGAATGGCAAGAAGCTTCTAAACTTCATAAAGACACCGTAACTGAAGAAAACGTTGCAGAGGTTGTGAGCATGATGACAGGAATTCCTGTAAATCGTATTGCGACTAAAGAAATGAAGAAACTTAAGGATCTGGATCACACGATCACAGATCTTGTAATAGGTCAGGATAAGGCTGTGAAACAAGTGGTTAAAGCCATACAGCGTAATCGTGCTGGATTGAAAGATCCTAATAAACCTATTGGGTCATTTATCTTCTTAGGACAAACTGGTGTTGGTAAAACACAGCTAGCTAAAGTTCTTGCAAAAGAATTATTTGATTCAGAAAACTCGTTGATACGAGTGGACATGAGTGAATACATGGAGAAGTTTGCTATATCTCGTTTGATAGGTGCACCTCCAGGATATGTAGGTTATGAAGAAGGTGGACAGCTTACTGAAAAGGTTCGTAGAAAACCATATTCTGTAATCTTGCTTGATGAGATTGAGAAAGCGCATCCAGATGTATTTAATATGTTATTGCAGGTATTAGATGATGGTTATTTGACAGATAGTTTAGGTCGTAAGATCGACTTTAGAAACTCCATTATTATCATGACCTCAAACATAGGTGCTAGAAAACTCAAGGACTTCGGTTCTGGAGTTGGATTTGGTACAGCTGCTCAAAAATCTGCAGAAGCAGATAATACTCGTAGTGTGATTGAAGGTGCGTTGAAGAAAACTTTTGCTCCTGAATTCTTAAATAGAATTGACGACGTGATTGTATTCAATGCCTTGGAGCGTGAGGATATTCACAAGATTATCGATATCGAATTGAAAAAACTTTTTGCTCGTATTGATGATTTAGGTTACAACCTCAAGCTTAGCGATAAAGCAAAAGATTACATAGCCGACAAAGGTTTTGACAAACAATATGGTGCTAGACCGCTCAAAAGAGCTATTCAAAAATACATTGAGGATGCACTTGCCGAAGAGATTGTTAACAGCCAGCTAGTTGAAGGTGATTCTATCTATATGGATCTGGATGAGAAGTCCAATGAACTTACCGTAAAGATTGAAAAAGCAACAGAATCTGCTGAGTAA
- a CDS encoding PAS domain S-box protein → MTSTCLICCVVDNNSKLIQANPEFYDALGYEESYFENHTILDILGDDSNWPDFNDIDRASQNTISATIKFYSNEGIPVYLKCNFGFRKHLIYVAGVDVSVDIFLHKNNKTISEIANLGAWSYIPAKDKFQHTEFFRELYGFSKDDTIDNKALYESVQRDSREVIDHALKNLYENHEPYDVEIKVSLKNGETAWLRVMAAPEVHKGEVTAINGVTQNITKYKELNLSLKETKRNQELAFRAIKSAYFTFNLKTQESESGDSFTALSNFP, encoded by the coding sequence ATGACTAGCACTTGTCTCATATGCTGTGTTGTCGATAATAATTCAAAATTAATTCAAGCCAATCCAGAATTCTATGATGCTCTAGGTTATGAAGAATCTTATTTTGAAAATCATACCATTTTAGACATTTTAGGAGATGACAGTAATTGGCCAGACTTCAATGATATCGATCGAGCAAGTCAAAATACAATATCGGCTACCATCAAATTTTATAGTAATGAGGGAATACCGGTTTATCTTAAATGTAATTTTGGTTTTAGGAAACACTTGATTTACGTCGCTGGTGTGGATGTAAGTGTTGATATTTTTTTACATAAGAATAATAAAACAATCAGTGAAATTGCCAACCTAGGCGCGTGGTCCTACATTCCAGCTAAAGATAAGTTCCAACACACAGAATTCTTTAGAGAACTATATGGTTTCTCAAAAGATGACACTATCGATAACAAGGCACTTTATGAATCTGTACAGCGGGATAGCCGCGAAGTCATTGATCACGCCTTAAAAAATCTATACGAGAATCACGAACCTTATGATGTAGAGATAAAGGTATCCTTAAAGAATGGGGAAACTGCCTGGTTAAGAGTGATGGCGGCACCTGAGGTCCATAAAGGAGAAGTAACTGCTATTAATGGTGTAACTCAAAATATTACCAAATACAAAGAGCTTAATTTATCGCTAAAAGAAACCAAGCGTAATCAGGAATTGGCCTTTAGAGCCATAAAATCTGCCTACTTCACTTTCAATTTAAAAACCCAAGAAAGTGAATCTGGAGATTCTTTTACCGCACTATCAAATTTTCCCTAG
- a CDS encoding NAD(P)H-hydrate dehydratase — protein MKILTAAQLADADKATLKSQNISSADLMERVSMIVFNKIHERLNGAPVPIKIFCGIGNNGGDGLAVARHMIQHGYHVKVYVTNCSKKRSKEFLINYDLIKDVTKDWPTLLDCEDDIPKIGPKDIVIDAIFGIGLNRPVEGWMAALFERINESQAFTVSIDMPSGLFSDSAQPKDSAVIQADHTFTFNNSKLSFFLKDTGNYTGSFEVLNIGLDPEFIHNAAPAAMLITSEAAQNIYRPRKKFTHKGDYGHVLVAAGSKGKMGAAVLAATAAINSGAGKVTAYIPASGNQILQSSIPEVMTITDAGTDHLADFQLELKEYTLCIGPGLGTDEEVVSAFAKAIKQQSAPILIDADGINILSSNKKLFESLPPKSVLTPHDGELERLLGPWSSSMERLEKAQKFSKKHDVIFVLKGAHSIAVYHDNIYINDSGNPGMATAGSGDVLSGIISAFMAQKYDPLMAAVFGTYIHGAAADVASQTYAHEGLRASIISNFVGAAILQLFRQEKPQQK, from the coding sequence ATGAAAATTCTTACCGCGGCGCAACTTGCAGATGCAGATAAAGCTACCCTAAAATCCCAAAACATATCTAGTGCAGACTTGATGGAACGGGTTTCTATGATAGTGTTCAATAAGATCCATGAGCGTTTAAATGGTGCACCGGTGCCAATTAAAATCTTTTGCGGTATAGGCAATAACGGTGGTGATGGCCTTGCCGTCGCGCGGCATATGATACAACATGGATATCATGTGAAGGTTTACGTGACCAATTGCAGTAAGAAACGTTCAAAGGAATTTTTAATCAACTATGATCTGATTAAGGATGTGACAAAAGACTGGCCCACGCTACTTGATTGTGAGGATGACATTCCTAAAATAGGCCCTAAAGACATCGTGATTGATGCGATTTTTGGAATTGGGCTTAACAGACCTGTTGAAGGCTGGATGGCGGCTTTGTTTGAGCGCATCAATGAATCACAAGCTTTTACGGTGAGCATTGATATGCCCAGTGGTTTATTTTCTGATTCGGCACAGCCTAAGGATTCTGCTGTCATACAAGCAGATCACACCTTCACTTTCAACAATTCCAAATTAAGTTTCTTTCTAAAGGATACGGGAAATTACACGGGATCTTTTGAAGTTCTTAATATAGGGTTAGATCCAGAATTCATTCATAATGCCGCTCCAGCTGCTATGTTAATTACAAGTGAAGCCGCTCAGAATATATATCGACCTCGTAAAAAATTCACGCATAAAGGAGACTACGGTCATGTTCTGGTAGCTGCTGGTAGTAAAGGAAAAATGGGAGCAGCTGTGCTTGCCGCAACCGCTGCTATTAATAGCGGTGCTGGAAAAGTTACAGCTTACATTCCTGCATCTGGGAATCAGATTTTACAATCCTCTATTCCTGAGGTGATGACCATTACCGATGCAGGAACGGATCATCTGGCAGATTTTCAATTGGAACTCAAAGAATACACGTTATGCATTGGACCCGGATTGGGAACTGACGAAGAAGTGGTTTCCGCTTTCGCGAAAGCGATTAAACAACAATCTGCTCCAATTCTTATCGACGCTGATGGGATCAATATTTTGTCCAGCAATAAAAAACTTTTTGAGAGTTTACCACCTAAATCTGTGCTGACACCACATGATGGCGAACTAGAGCGATTATTAGGACCTTGGAGTTCTAGTATGGAGCGACTAGAAAAGGCTCAGAAATTTTCCAAAAAGCATGATGTGATTTTTGTGCTTAAAGGAGCGCATAGCATTGCCGTCTACCACGACAACATATATATAAATGACTCTGGAAATCCTGGAATGGCAACTGCTGGAAGCGGTGATGTGCTGTCAGGAATAATCAGTGCTTTCATGGCACAAAAATATGATCCATTGATGGCTGCTGTTTTTGGTACGTATATTCATGGAGCAGCTGCTGACGTGGCTTCACAGACTTATGCTCATGAAGGATTGCGGGCAAGTATCATCTCTAATTTTGTGGGTGCAGCGATTTTGCAGCTGTTTAGGCAAGAAAAGCCGCAGCAGAAGTGA
- a CDS encoding PAS domain-containing protein: MEHLHPDDREAAQHQHDREINDDGEFYFNAFRMRNTLDAYRHYEIHGFKVFNNHDEPVKLVGNLIDVEDKYRLSEMEDKHRYHLNTMLDNAFVRTILLDKDSRIIGLDGKTKKILIEHLGYNPISKKSFFTDIISDYDLLKFSIIDRVLKKGQEYRNELYLDLFENSSTCYDTLCKPILDYSKEIDGYVFYFFDLSGKIRLQQEVKSFQNKLITAHHFTNNVLSQVADESKHPIYNLLTTTKGIFEEESNFKLEDNLSENQIQGGLQLMKSIDEIINNVEFEHLFFTSQKSIDLALMLQNMTANSVVKANQENIDFSFDNFDKLVLVNADPVFLRQSLSNVLNLLFTICVNQKLTIWSRINNNQAQIMVKSLAPQKAHSQIESILDAHHASRTRETDIFRPLGEGIPFAIKYLEGINGSVRISNNDDGSCEFTMSFPLV; encoded by the coding sequence ATGGAGCATTTACATCCAGATGATCGTGAGGCAGCACAGCACCAGCATGATAGGGAAATTAATGATGATGGTGAATTCTATTTCAATGCATTTAGAATGCGCAATACTTTAGATGCTTATAGACATTATGAAATTCACGGGTTCAAGGTATTCAATAATCACGATGAACCGGTCAAGCTTGTAGGTAATCTTATTGATGTTGAGGATAAATACCGACTTTCAGAAATGGAGGATAAGCACAGGTACCATTTAAATACGATGTTGGACAATGCATTTGTTCGTACCATACTATTAGACAAAGATTCAAGAATAATAGGATTGGATGGTAAAACTAAAAAGATTTTAATTGAACATTTAGGCTATAACCCAATTTCAAAAAAGTCATTTTTTACAGATATAATTTCTGATTATGATCTTTTGAAATTCAGCATTATTGACAGGGTTTTGAAAAAAGGTCAAGAATACCGCAATGAATTATATCTAGATTTATTTGAAAACAGCAGTACCTGTTATGACACTTTATGTAAACCTATCCTAGATTATTCAAAGGAAATTGATGGCTATGTATTTTACTTTTTTGACTTAAGTGGTAAAATACGATTACAACAAGAGGTAAAATCCTTCCAGAATAAATTAATTACAGCGCATCATTTTACTAATAATGTGCTCTCACAAGTTGCAGATGAAAGTAAACATCCAATCTATAATTTACTAACTACAACCAAAGGTATTTTTGAAGAAGAGTCTAATTTCAAGCTTGAAGATAACTTGTCAGAGAACCAAATACAAGGTGGACTGCAGTTGATGAAATCAATTGATGAGATCATAAATAATGTGGAATTTGAGCATCTTTTCTTCACATCTCAAAAATCAATAGATCTAGCACTTATGTTACAAAACATGACTGCGAATTCTGTTGTAAAAGCAAATCAAGAAAACATCGATTTTTCATTTGATAATTTTGATAAGCTTGTTCTTGTCAATGCAGATCCCGTGTTTTTAAGGCAGTCTTTATCAAATGTCTTAAATCTTCTATTTACCATTTGCGTCAATCAAAAACTGACTATCTGGTCAAGGATTAATAATAATCAAGCTCAGATAATGGTAAAATCCTTAGCTCCTCAAAAAGCCCATTCTCAAATAGAAAGTATTCTTGATGCTCATCATGCATCAAGAACTAGAGAAACAGATATATTCAGACCGTTAGGTGAAGGGATTCCATTTGCCATCAAATATTTGGAAGGTATAAATGGAAGCGTCCGTATATCGAATAATGATGATGGAAGTTGTGAATTTACAATGTCGTTTCCTTTAGTGTAA
- the gcvT gene encoding glycine cleavage system aminomethyltransferase GcvT has translation MKNTALSSIHEALGAKMVPFAGYNMPVQYEGVTIEHNTVRNDVGVFDVSHMGEFLVSGPNALELIQRVSANDASKLMVGRAQYSYLPNETGGVVDDLLIYKIKDEQYLLVVNASNIEKDWNHISKYNETIDANLRDLSDDYSLLAIQGPKAIEAMQSLTDIDLSAIKYYHFEVGAFAKAEHVIISATGYTGSGGFEIYCKNSEVKDIWNAVLNAGKDFGIKPIGLAARDTLRLEMGFCLYGNDIDDTTSPIEAGLGWVTKFSKEFVNHEALATQKETGAERKLIGFTMDEKAIPRGGYNITDPEGNAIGMVTSGTMSPSLNKGIGLGYVPSSLGIPDGKVYVQIRKKIVPATVVKLPFYKS, from the coding sequence ATGAAAAACACGGCACTCTCCAGTATTCACGAAGCACTAGGTGCAAAAATGGTCCCGTTTGCAGGCTATAATATGCCCGTACAATATGAAGGTGTAACTATTGAACACAATACCGTTCGCAATGATGTGGGCGTTTTTGATGTTTCCCATATGGGTGAATTTTTGGTAAGCGGTCCTAATGCTTTGGAATTGATTCAAAGAGTATCTGCAAATGACGCTTCAAAATTGATGGTAGGTAGAGCGCAATATTCCTATTTACCTAATGAAACTGGTGGTGTCGTTGATGATCTACTGATCTACAAAATAAAAGATGAGCAATATTTACTGGTTGTCAATGCCTCAAATATTGAAAAGGATTGGAATCACATTTCAAAATACAATGAAACTATAGATGCTAATCTACGCGACTTGAGCGATGATTATTCCCTTCTTGCCATTCAGGGCCCCAAGGCTATTGAGGCGATGCAATCCCTAACTGATATTGATTTGTCAGCGATTAAATACTATCATTTTGAAGTTGGCGCTTTCGCGAAAGCGGAACACGTCATCATCAGCGCTACAGGATATACGGGCAGCGGTGGATTTGAAATCTACTGTAAAAATAGCGAGGTGAAAGATATCTGGAATGCGGTGCTTAATGCTGGAAAAGATTTTGGTATCAAGCCTATAGGTCTCGCTGCGAGAGATACGTTGAGGCTGGAAATGGGATTCTGTTTATACGGCAATGATATTGATGATACCACAAGTCCTATTGAAGCTGGCTTAGGTTGGGTTACCAAATTTTCAAAGGAATTTGTAAATCACGAAGCGCTTGCCACTCAAAAGGAAACTGGCGCAGAGCGAAAATTAATAGGCTTCACCATGGATGAAAAAGCCATACCTCGTGGCGGTTACAACATTACAGATCCTGAAGGCAACGCCATAGGTATGGTTACTAGTGGTACCATGTCGCCGTCTTTAAATAAAGGCATAGGATTGGGTTACGTTCCTTCTTCTCTGGGTATTCCAGATGGCAAAGTTTACGTGCAAATACGCAAGAAAATTGTGCCTGCAACCGTGGTAAAACTACCGTTCTACAAATCATAA
- a CDS encoding NAD-dependent epimerase/dehydratase family protein gives MNRILIIGGSGFVGNAIYKELAPLYDVHATYLSDRKEYRNNQHFHEFDMETDMVEILLERLKPKYIISAIRGNENSQLYLHDQLIKYIMNNDCRLLFLSSANVFDRFTNFPSYEYDKTFSESIYGRLKIKIENRLLRLPPDKYVICRIPMIFGANSPRVKELKAQIENDVPIEVFPNVVINAAHIDKLAQQIHYLINRRRRGIFHLGSKDLVHHSDLIKDICHVLSEKKPMFKSVFDSNEDRQLSVLPKDNLLPKHLQLTIEEVVERTVI, from the coding sequence TTGAATAGGATATTAATCATAGGCGGTAGTGGCTTTGTAGGTAATGCGATCTACAAGGAACTGGCACCACTATATGATGTTCATGCGACCTACTTAAGTGATCGCAAAGAATATAGAAACAATCAACATTTTCATGAATTTGACATGGAAACAGATATGGTTGAAATTCTTTTAGAGCGATTAAAACCTAAATACATCATTAGCGCTATTAGAGGAAACGAGAACAGTCAATTGTACTTGCATGATCAATTGATCAAATACATCATGAATAATGATTGCCGACTATTATTTCTCTCCAGTGCTAACGTTTTTGATCGCTTTACCAACTTCCCTAGCTATGAATATGACAAGACTTTTTCTGAAAGTATTTATGGCAGATTGAAAATCAAAATCGAAAATAGACTTTTAAGATTACCGCCTGATAAGTATGTGATTTGCCGCATCCCGATGATTTTTGGCGCCAATAGTCCTAGAGTTAAGGAATTGAAAGCTCAAATAGAAAATGACGTTCCCATCGAGGTTTTCCCTAATGTGGTTATCAATGCTGCTCATATCGATAAACTAGCGCAGCAAATTCATTATCTAATCAATAGAAGACGTCGTGGTATATTTCACTTGGGAAGCAAGGATCTAGTTCATCACAGTGATTTGATCAAAGATATTTGTCATGTTCTAAGTGAAAAAAAACCGATGTTTAAAAGTGTTTTTGATTCTAATGAAGATAGGCAACTATCTGTTTTACCTAAGGACAACTTACTACCTAAACATTTGCAACTCACTATAGAAGAGGTAGTTGAACGTACAGTAATATAG
- a CDS encoding 1,4-dihydroxy-2-naphthoyl-CoA synthase: protein MSIHWKTAKEYQDLTYKKADGVARIAFNRPEVRNAFRPQTVSELIDAFYDAQEDLSIGVVILTGEGPSSKDGGWAFCSGGDQNARGKDGYKDSAGTGRLNILEVQRMIRFMPKVVICAVPGWAVGGGHSLHVVCDMTIASKEHAIFKQTDLDVASVDAGYGSAYLAKMVGQKKAREIFFLGRNYNAQEAMDMGMVNAVVPHAELDQTAYDWAQEIMEKSPTAIKMAKFALNATDDGMVGQQVFAGEMTRLIYMTDEAKEGRDAFLQKRKPDFGADKWIP, encoded by the coding sequence ATGAGCATCCACTGGAAAACAGCCAAAGAATATCAAGATCTCACCTACAAAAAAGCCGATGGTGTAGCACGTATTGCCTTCAATAGACCAGAAGTGCGCAATGCCTTTAGGCCTCAAACTGTAAGTGAGTTGATCGATGCGTTCTATGATGCGCAGGAAGATTTGTCCATAGGTGTGGTCATTTTGACTGGTGAAGGACCTAGTTCCAAAGATGGCGGCTGGGCTTTTTGCAGTGGTGGCGATCAGAATGCTCGCGGTAAGGATGGTTATAAGGACAGTGCTGGTACTGGCCGCTTGAACATTCTTGAAGTGCAACGTATGATAAGGTTTATGCCTAAGGTAGTTATTTGTGCCGTTCCAGGTTGGGCCGTTGGCGGTGGACACAGCCTACACGTGGTATGTGATATGACTATTGCCAGTAAGGAACACGCCATTTTCAAGCAGACTGATCTGGATGTTGCCAGTGTTGATGCCGGTTATGGAAGCGCCTACCTTGCCAAAATGGTAGGACAGAAAAAAGCACGTGAGATTTTCTTCTTGGGAAGAAATTACAACGCGCAGGAAGCGATGGATATGGGAATGGTCAATGCTGTCGTACCGCATGCTGAATTGGATCAAACGGCATATGATTGGGCACAAGAAATCATGGAAAAATCACCAACGGCTATCAAGATGGCAAAATTTGCTTTGAATGCCACAGATGATGGAATGGTAGGCCAGCAGGTATTTGCCGGTGAGATGACCCGATTGATCTATATGACTGATGAAGCCAAGGAAGGACGTGATGCATTCTTACAGAAACGTAAGCCAGACTTCGGTGCGGATAAATGGATTCCGTAG